CACCTACTAGTGCACTAAAATATTGAATGATGTAATGATCATTAAACAGTTTGTCGATGAGTTGGTACACTGGATGATGTTGGCTGTAGTCTTGGTAGCGTACTAAATCATTTAAAAACGGCTTTAACTTTGCCACAATTGCAGGGTCCGCCGCTTCATCTGCCATGTAATGTTGAATGGATTGATAAAAATAGTTATCATGTGGCGATACAATACGAATCTTAGCCAGTTCATCTTCTGTAAATTGATAAATGACCGAACGCATTAAGCCGACTAAATAAATATCTTGCAGTGGGTTATCAATCGTACGCAAAAATGACAACATTAAACGAATTTCTGTTTGTTCAAAATAACCTTGCTTACTATTCACAAACAGCGGAATATCTTGATCTTTAAACGCTTGTTGAATGAGCCTTGCATTACTGTAACTTCTTTCAAGGATGACGATATCTTTATATTGTGCCGGACGATACGCACCTGTTTTCGGATCATACACTTTTTGGGTCTCTAAAATCGTCTGTACCTGTTGCGCAATAAAATACGCCTCTTGCTCACTCGCAGTCATCTCGCGGTCTTTATCGACCATCAGAACATTAAACTGCACAGGGATATCGACCTCATCATACGGCGCACCGTAATAAAGTTTTGCAGCGGCATCGTACTCAATTTCACCCACTTCAGCATCCATCATATGATCAAACAAATAGTTCGTCGTCGAGAGCACTTCTTTACGAGAACGGAAATTTTGCGATAAATCAATGCGCCAACCACTTGACTGATCCGGTTGGTTAAAACGTTGATATTTTTCGATAAACAGACTCGGATCCGCTTGTCTAAATTTATAAATGGATTGTTTCACGTCACCCACCATAAATAAATTACCGTTTGATTCGTCCCCGCGTTTAATACTGCCAATAATACTTTCTTGTACGCGGTTCGTATCTTGATATTCGTCGACTAATATTTCTTCAAAACGTTCACGATATAACGCCGCAATTTCGGACGGGTCACCTTGTTCATCTCTTAAAATCTGTAACGCAAAATGTTCATAATCTGAAAAGTCCAAGATGTTCCGCGCTCGTTTCGCACGACTGAATGCATGGATGACATCTTCAGTTAAGGTGGCCAAATATTTCACACGCGGTGCTAAGTGTTGCAATTCCTCAAGCAGTGTCTCATCATCACGTCCAACGAATGTAGATTTCACTGCATTGAGATTGTCTTTAAATTGCTCATAATACGCTTTAAAATTTTCATAAGCCGCATCAAGCATCGGATCTTCTTTTACAGCTTTCGGTTTAGGTGGGATACGACCGAGTTGATACGTCGCCACTGCTGTTTTGTCGATAAGCTGTTCACTTAATAGTCGGCGTAAAAATTGGCGGTGACCCTCGATAAAATCAATGTGCTTAGGAAAATCCCCTACCAATTCGAATTGATGATACGCTTCTTCTATCGCATTTTGTGCTGCTTCTAAATATAAGCGGACATACTTGTTTAAAATATCTAAATAATGTTGTTGCAAATGACGCTCCAAATAAGGTTGATCTAACGCATGTAACCAACCAATCGGATCAGGGTTTGCGATACTGAAATCATATAAATTTTTAACCATTAAACGTAATGCGGCATCATCTCTATCTGTCGAAATGTGCTCAGTCAATGTCACAAATGTTGGATCCAAACGGTCGTAATGCTTTTCAAACACGTCATCAATCACTTCTTCGAGCAGCAAGACATTTTCAACTTCACTCGCAGTTCTAAAGTTAGGATCAATGTCCAACACGTCATAATGTTGCTGAATGAGACGTAAACAAAAGCTATGCAACGTTGAAATTTGTGCTTGATGAATTTTTGTCCGTTGATTTTTTAAATGTTGATTGGAAGGATCTTCAATAGCGGCTTGTTGGATACGCGCCTCGACACGATGTTTCATTTCGCGTGCACTCAAGTTCGTAAATGTCACAACGAGTAAACGGTCGACATCAATGCCATCACGTAAAATACGCTGAATAATGCGCTCAACAAGGACTGCTGTTTTACCAGAACCCGCCGCTGCTGCTACAAGTACATCTTGACCTTTTGCGTATATACTTTCCCACTGTGCATCGGTCCATTGTACGTGTTCAGGTTTTGTAGGAATCATACTTCATCCTCCTCTTCTTCTGCCGCAAGTATTTCAAGGGGCTTAATTTTTTCATCCACTCGACGGTATTTCGGACTATCAATCATACTATCTACGTGACAAACGGCTTGATATTGACAATATTGACATGGCAAATGATTGCGGTATTGCATTGGCGCGACTTCGTTATGTCCATCCATAATACGACTTGCGATATCCACAAAGTTTTGCTTATTATGTTGGATCAGTTTATAAATGGTTGCTTCATCCGCCACTTTACTCGTCGCATTTAAACTGCCATCTTTTTTCATACCGAGTGGCACGATGTCTGATTTAAAGCCCGCTGTCAATCTTTCATCATACGCTTCTAATACATCTACATCATTGTTGAGCAACCCTTGTAATTGATACGACTTCAAAAAGGCTTCATCTAACTTGGCCGCTTCGATATCATTCCACGCACGCTTTTCATCTCTAAACTGATGCACGTACATGTATAAAAAGCCGCCTGGTTTCACTTCTTCCACCAAACCTAAACGTTCCTTATTTTGAAGCGCGATATCCATATAGGTCATCATTTGCATTTGCAAGCCGTAATACACTTTCACTAAATCGAGTGATGCGCTTGAAGATGATGATTTGTAATCGATAATATTGACGAAACTTTTATTATCTTTTTGGTACGTATCAATACGGTCAATTTGGCCACGAATATAAATCGGCATACCTTGTGACGTATACAACGTTTCTGCTTTCAGTTCGGATGCATCTTTCGGTGATTTACGGAACGACTTTTCAAATGCGATCGGTTTAAATTGAGAATGCGACGTTTGATACTTCATCGCATATAATGTCGCTTGAACTATTGCACCGATACGTTGTGATAAATAACGATAATACGACGTTGAGTTCAACAAATTAAACTGTACGTGTGGTAATAAGGTTTCTAATGCGTCGTTCGTCAATTGCGCAATTTGAAGTTCTGTCAATTGATTAAAACGCCCTTCAACCTTTTCAGCGATATATTTCAAAACGTCATGGAAAATTGTCCCTAGGTCAAAATTTTGAAGTTGATATTTTGTCCGTTCATTGAGCCTCAAACCGTGTGACGTATAATGTTTAAATGGACAATTTTGGTACCCTTCAAAACGGGACACACTCGCATGAATTGCTTTACCGTAGAGCTGTGCCGTCAACTCTGCATCTAATTGTACGGTATCATTATTGTAAGTCAGTGCTGATTTCAAATGTGTCAGACCGTCATTGAGTTGTGGATATTGCGCCATCACAGCATAAGTCGTAAACCATGTATCTGAAATCAATCCTTCATCTAACCACGTTTTAAATGCTTCAAACAGATGCACTTTCGTTTGATGTGGATGTTCGATAAGTGATAATGTGTCACGTGCGTGTTGGTGTGTCAGTTGGATGATGTCTAAGTTACGGAACATTTGACGGATATCATTTAAAAACGGACTTTTTTCTCGTTCTGCACCACTCGCATCCATCAAACTGTATGAGAAGGTCACCGCTTCTGTCACACGTGTCATCGCGAAATAACAAACGAATGCTTCATCCATTTGTAAAATATCGGATGTCGGGCTCAACTGTACACCCGCATGTGTTTCAAATGCTTTCTTTTCATTGTCTGAGATCAAACCAGAACCGTTAATCGCTTGGGGCATCACACCATCATTCATTCCGACCATATACACGTGCTTTTTATTATCCACTTTCGCTAAATCCATCGTCCCAATCGTCACTTGATCTAACGTTTGTGGAATCATTGAAAATTCGAGTTCGTTCAAACCGACATCTAACACTTCTAAAAAGCGCATTAACGTCATATCACGGTCACCAAACACGGTCACAACATCATCCAACACGTGAATCAACCCGTTCCAAATCTGGTCAATTTCTTCTGCTGCTTCATGTTGACCTTGCTCATCTAACATATCCCGCTGCGTCATCAACTGATTGGGCAGTTCAAAATCTTCCATCGTTTCATAAAAATACGTCGCAAAAGCTTTGGCATTTGAACCTTGTGCTAATTTTTCTTCAAATTTCAACAATTGATTAAACACTTTCGTTTTCAAATCGATCACACGTTCAAATGTAGCCGTCTCTTCTTCCGTCAATGGATCGTTCGGTCGGATACCCATTTTACGGAATTGATTCAGTTCAAAATATTGTGGATCGAGCCAACGTTTGCCATAAATCCCTCGTTCTATCGCAAAGTTTTCCAACAAATGGACTAAATAGGCACTATCTGGAATCGTTTGGGTTAAGACATTCGTTTTCAACAAACGCATCAACGGTTCAAACTGCCATTCTGTTTGCAACACTTCGATTAATGCACGCAACATTTCCATAATCGGATGGTGTGTCATCGATTTTTTGACGTCAATATTGTACGGAATATCATATTGTGGCAAAATTGCATCTAACAAATAGACATACGACGAATCACGATACAAAATTGCAATATCTTGATAACGGTACTGTTTTTCACGCACATCTCTTAAAATCGCACGTGCTACTTCATTGACCTCTTCACGTGTCGTCGGTGCTTCTAGTATGCGAACCCCATCGTCCGCTGCATGATGACTTTCAGGTTGTAATGCGTCAAACTGCTGCTCTAACACGGTTAATGACGGTGCTTTGAATCGTTGCTGCGTATGAAAATACAGGCGTTCGAGTGGTTGACCAACACGGTGAGCCATCTCTTCAAAATGACGTAACGACTCAGACGGCTTACGAAACATACTTAATACATCTTGATCGCCGTTTGTCGTTAATGCTACCGTCACAGACTTCACATGCTTCACTAAAGCTTCGATCAGTTGATATTCTTGAGTCGAAAAGTTATGAAACCCATCTATGTATATGTCTGCTTGTTTGAGCCACTTCGACTGTGGAATGAGCGTGACAAGTCGATTCATCATCGCTTCCCCGGTAATATATTCCGAAGACATACGGGCTTGCAGTTTTTCATAAATCAACCCAATGTCGTGTAACTTATGACGGGTGCGTGGTTCAAGGTGCGCATCGGTAGCCATTTCCGAAACCATCTCAGGAGTGACAGCATATTTTTCGAAATCTTGAATTTGTTCCCGCACTTTTGTACTAAATCCCATATAACCTACTTGTGAGCGATACAACTTCAACTCTGTTTGTGCTTCTTGTAAAATATCGTAAATCATCATTTCAATAGCAATCGACGACAAACGTTTTTCATGCACGCCACCTAATTCTTGGATAATGCGATGACCCAGTCGTTCAAAGTGCAACACTTCTGTACGCACACTCCCTAACAATGCGGTGTCTTTGACGAGTGCTTGTTCATACAAATACGTCCCTTGCATCGGAGTAATCATAATGATAGGATGCCCTATCGGTTGTGCTTTCATTTTGTCTTTAATTTCTGCTAACATCTGTGTACTTTTGCCCGTTCCAGCACGACCTAAAAGTGTTCGAAACATCGAATCCCCCCCTATCTTTAATACAAATCGGCATTCATTATTTAAAGTTTATTATAGCATTAACCCCACTTGATACTCTATGAAAGTCAGTCGTTTGTTGGATCTTTTGACACAGAAAAAGCTGGGAAAACGTCATGGTCTCCCAGCCTCTGCTTAGTATTTTTTGTTATCGAATCTCTTTATGATGTCTATGCATTAAACACTAAAATTCATGATTACTCTTGTGTATCTGTATGATCTGGATTGAAGTTAATTTTAAATTCACTCAATGGCCAGAATCTAAATGCGACTTTCCCTACGATTTGATCTTTATCGATAAGCCCAAAAGCACGGCTATCTTTACTCACTTCACGGTTGTCACCTAATACGAGATATTTATCTTTCGGAATTTGTTCCTGACCGTTGCTACCTGGCAAGTCTTTAGAATCAAATGAACCGGTAATTTGTTCATAAGTTTTATGTTTAAGGTTATAATCCAAATAAGGTTCATCTACTTTTTTACCATTTAAGTACAGTTGGTCATTTTTATAAACGACATGATCACCCGGTTTACCGATAATACGTTTTACATAGTCATTCGTTTCATCTGCATGGAAGACGATGACATTACCATTATCTAAATGACCTAGAGTTTTCCCTATTTTGTTAACGATAACTCTTTCTCCATCTTTTAATGTAGGGTCCATAGAATCACCTTTAATGTTATAGGGTTTAATGACAAATGCATACAATAGACCTACAATCAATAATGCTAATCCTATAGACAGCAACCATTCCATTGTCTCTTTTTTCACAGCTTTACACCTCTTATTTTAAAAATGAGTCGTTATTCTATCAAAAGGATAATAACGTATCCATAACTTACCTTCAATAGTTGATTTCTTAATGAGACCAAACTTTCGAGAATCGACACCATCATCACGACGATCGTTTAATATTAAATACGTGTTTGGCGGTATGATATCACTTTCTGAATTCGGCAGTGATTTCAGTGACCATGACCGCTGATCTTGTTGATTCACATACGATTCAGTCACAGGGGTATGGTCCAAATACAGTTGACCTTTTTGAAATTCAACTGATTGCCCCGCTTCTCCAATCACGCGTCCCACACGATACTGACCATCCGCATAGTAGACAACGATATCTTGATGATGAATCCCATTGTAGCGTGGTGCGAGTTTATTCACCAACAGCCGATCATGGGGTTGCAGTGTTGTGTCCATGTTTTGATGTTTTACTTCATATGGGATGACAACAAACAAGACGAGGACGGCTAAAACGACCAATGCGCTGATGAGAGCGAATGTCATCTTTATCAGAAACTTCAATTTTGCACTCCCAATCCTATCAATTTCATCATAACAAATTTTATCTTATCATAATTTCTCTTAAAACGTTAACTTTTACATTTAAATCCTGCACTTCATTGATTACTTTAAATTCACTTTTAACGATAAGGGGGGATGTAACACAAAATTTTTGTTGTCCCTACTCCTGAACAAAAATAGGATACTGAGTCAACGCGTGCACTAAAAAGACTGACAAGACAACGTATGCCTCATCAGCCCTTCTTTTATATTCTATTCAACAGCCATCTCGAATTATAGACGTGCTTCTAAATCTTTTTTCTTATCTTCAAATCCAGGTTTACCTAATAATGCAAACATGTTTTGTTTATAAGCTTCTACACCTGGTTGGTTGAATGGGTTCACACCTAATTGGTAACCACTCATTGCGACTGCTAATTCAAAGAAGTAAACAACATAACCGTATGTTTCAGCGTCTAAACGAGGTAATTTAACAACCATGTTAGGCACGCCACCGTCAGTATGCGCAAGTAAAGTTCCTTCGAATGCTTTAGTGTTAACTTCATCTACTGTTTTACCTGCTAAGTAGTTTAAGCCATCTAAGTCATCCGCATCTTCTTCAATTGTAATATCGTGTTCAGGATTTTCTACTTTTAATACTGTTTCAATTAAGAAACGACGGCCTTCTTGTACATATTGACCTAATGAGTGTAAGTCAGTTGTAAAGTTAGCGCTTGAAGGATAAATCCCTTTTAAGTCTTTACCTTCTGATTCACCAAATAATTGTTTCCACCATTCATTGAAGTATTGTAATGATGGTTCGTAGTTAATTAACATTTCTGTAGTGTAACCTTTGTTGTAAAGGATATTACGGATTGATGCGTATTGGTATGCAATGTTTGAAGACAAATCGTCAGAAGATAATTCTTCACGTGCTTTTGCTGCACCGCCCATCATTGCATCGATATCAATACCAGCTACAGCGATTGGTAATAAACCTACTGCTGTTAATACTGAGAAACGTCCACCGACATCATCAGGTACGACGAATGTTTCGTAGCCTTCATTTGTCGCAAGTTGTTTCAATGCACCTTTAGCTTGGTCAGTTGTTGCAAAAATACGTTTAACTGCTTCTTCTTTACCATATTTCTCTTCTAATAATTTTTTGAAAATACGGAACGCAACTGCAGGTTCAGTCGTTGTACCAGATTTTGAAATCACGTTAACTGAATAGTCTTTATCTGCTAAATAGTCGATGAGTGATTGTAAATATGATGATGATAAATGGTTACCCGCAAAAATAATTTCAGGATATTCGCTATCTTTTTTGAATGCTGGTGTTAACATTTCGATTGCTGAACGTGCACCAAGGTACGAACCACCAATACCGATTACGACAAGTACGTCTGAATGTGATTGTACTTGTTTAGCTGCTTCTTTAATACGTGAAAATTCTTCTTTATCGTAATTAACTGGTAGGTCAACCCATCCTAAGAAGTCACTTCCTGCACCTGTACCTTCATGAATTGTACGGTGAATTGCTTTAACAGCATCTTGTTGCTGATCTAATTCGTGTTGACCGAAAAATTTTAAAGCTTTTTGATAATCTAATTGGATATGTGTCATACACTATTGCCTCCTAATTTAACTTAACGCACTTTCATTTTACTAAGTTGTTTCAACAAATTCAATTGACTTACCCAAGCATACCCATTGACATGCATTTTATATGAATATTTATTTGGTTATTTGCATATAAATTCATTTGTGTTATAGTAAACTTAATCAAATATTAATTCTTTAACAGAGGTGACTAGGATGAAAGATAAAGTGGTTTTAGCATATTCAGGCGGTTTAGACACAAGTGTGGCCGTTAAATGGTTGATTGAACAAGGTTACGACGTCATTGCATGTTGTTTGGATGTTGGTGAAGGAAAAGATTTAGACCTTGTTTATCAAAAAGCACTCGATATGGGCGCAATTGAGTCTCATGTTATAGATGCAACGAAAGAATTTGCGGAAGATTATGTCGGTTATACGATCAAAGGTAATCTGATGTATGAACAAACGTATCCGCTCGTTTCTGCATTGTCTCGCCCACTCATTTCTAAAAAGTTAGTAGAAATTGCACACGAAACAAATGCCGTTGCTATTGCGCATGGCTGTACAGGAAAAGGCAATGACCAAGTGCGTTTTGAAGTCGCAATTAAAGCATTGGATCCAAGCCTTAAAGTGATTGCACCTGTACGTGAATGGGGTTGGAGTCGTGAAGAAGAAATCGATTATGCGAAAAAACACAATATCCCTGTCCCTATTGGCAAAGCGTCTCCGTATTCTATCGACCAAAACTTATGGGGCCGTAGCAATGAATGTGGTGTACTAGAAGATCCGTATGTCGCACCACCACAAGATGCTTATGATTTAACAGCAGAATTAGAAGATACACCCGATACAGCTGATGAAATTTTAATTACATTTGAGCAAGGCATTCCAACACATATTAACGGTGAGTATTATGCATTAGATGATCTCATTTTGTATTTAAATGAACTCGCTGGAAAACATGGTATCGGTAGAATCGACCATATTGAAAATCGTCTCGTCGGTATTAAATCAAGAGAAGTGTATGAAACACCAGGTGCTGAAGTGATTATTAAAGCGCACCAAGCATTAGAAACGATCACTTTGACGAAAGATGTGGCGCATTTTAAACCCATTATTGAAAAGCAATTTGCAGAACAAGTGTATAACGGCTTATGGTTTTCACCTTTAACTGATGCCCTTAAAACGTTTGTAGACCATACGCAAAAATATGTGACGGGTGAAGTACGTGTCA
Above is a genomic segment from Staphylococcus delphini containing:
- a CDS encoding glucose-6-phosphate isomerase gives rise to the protein MTHIQLDYQKALKFFGQHELDQQQDAVKAIHRTIHEGTGAGSDFLGWVDLPVNYDKEEFSRIKEAAKQVQSHSDVLVVIGIGGSYLGARSAIEMLTPAFKKDSEYPEIIFAGNHLSSSYLQSLIDYLADKDYSVNVISKSGTTTEPAVAFRIFKKLLEEKYGKEEAVKRIFATTDQAKGALKQLATNEGYETFVVPDDVGGRFSVLTAVGLLPIAVAGIDIDAMMGGAAKAREELSSDDLSSNIAYQYASIRNILYNKGYTTEMLINYEPSLQYFNEWWKQLFGESEGKDLKGIYPSSANFTTDLHSLGQYVQEGRRFLIETVLKVENPEHDITIEEDADDLDGLNYLAGKTVDEVNTKAFEGTLLAHTDGGVPNMVVKLPRLDAETYGYVVYFFELAVAMSGYQLGVNPFNQPGVEAYKQNMFALLGKPGFEDKKKDLEARL
- the addB gene encoding helicase-exonuclease AddAB subunit AddB; the encoded protein is MFRTLLGRAGTGKSTQMLAEIKDKMKAQPIGHPIIMITPMQGTYLYEQALVKDTALLGSVRTEVLHFERLGHRIIQELGGVHEKRLSSIAIEMMIYDILQEAQTELKLYRSQVGYMGFSTKVREQIQDFEKYAVTPEMVSEMATDAHLEPRTRHKLHDIGLIYEKLQARMSSEYITGEAMMNRLVTLIPQSKWLKQADIYIDGFHNFSTQEYQLIEALVKHVKSVTVALTTNGDQDVLSMFRKPSESLRHFEEMAHRVGQPLERLYFHTQQRFKAPSLTVLEQQFDALQPESHHAADDGVRILEAPTTREEVNEVARAILRDVREKQYRYQDIAILYRDSSYVYLLDAILPQYDIPYNIDVKKSMTHHPIMEMLRALIEVLQTEWQFEPLMRLLKTNVLTQTIPDSAYLVHLLENFAIERGIYGKRWLDPQYFELNQFRKMGIRPNDPLTEEETATFERVIDLKTKVFNQLLKFEEKLAQGSNAKAFATYFYETMEDFELPNQLMTQRDMLDEQGQHEAAEEIDQIWNGLIHVLDDVVTVFGDRDMTLMRFLEVLDVGLNELEFSMIPQTLDQVTIGTMDLAKVDNKKHVYMVGMNDGVMPQAINGSGLISDNEKKAFETHAGVQLSPTSDILQMDEAFVCYFAMTRVTEAVTFSYSLMDASGAEREKSPFLNDIRQMFRNLDIIQLTHQHARDTLSLIEHPHQTKVHLFEAFKTWLDEGLISDTWFTTYAVMAQYPQLNDGLTHLKSALTYNNDTVQLDAELTAQLYGKAIHASVSRFEGYQNCPFKHYTSHGLRLNERTKYQLQNFDLGTIFHDVLKYIAEKVEGRFNQLTELQIAQLTNDALETLLPHVQFNLLNSTSYYRYLSQRIGAIVQATLYAMKYQTSHSQFKPIAFEKSFRKSPKDASELKAETLYTSQGMPIYIRGQIDRIDTYQKDNKSFVNIIDYKSSSSSASLDLVKVYYGLQMQMMTYMDIALQNKERLGLVEEVKPGGFLYMYVHQFRDEKRAWNDIEAAKLDEAFLKSYQLQGLLNNDVDVLEAYDERLTAGFKSDIVPLGMKKDGSLNATSKVADEATIYKLIQHNKQNFVDIASRIMDGHNEVAPMQYRNHLPCQYCQYQAVCHVDSMIDSPKYRRVDEKIKPLEILAAEEEEDEV
- a CDS encoding argininosuccinate synthase — translated: MKDKVVLAYSGGLDTSVAVKWLIEQGYDVIACCLDVGEGKDLDLVYQKALDMGAIESHVIDATKEFAEDYVGYTIKGNLMYEQTYPLVSALSRPLISKKLVEIAHETNAVAIAHGCTGKGNDQVRFEVAIKALDPSLKVIAPVREWGWSREEEIDYAKKHNIPVPIGKASPYSIDQNLWGRSNECGVLEDPYVAPPQDAYDLTAELEDTPDTADEILITFEQGIPTHINGEYYALDDLILYLNELAGKHGIGRIDHIENRLVGIKSREVYETPGAEVIIKAHQALETITLTKDVAHFKPIIEKQFAEQVYNGLWFSPLTDALKTFVDHTQKYVTGEVRVKLFKGHAIVNGRKSPYTLYNEKLATYTKEDAFNQQSAVGFIDIYGLPTQVNAMLHGGYADE
- the lepB gene encoding signal peptidase I yields the protein MKKETMEWLLSIGLALLIVGLLYAFVIKPYNIKGDSMDPTLKDGERVIVNKIGKTLGHLDNGNVIVFHADETNDYVKRIIGKPGDHVVYKNDQLYLNGKKVDEPYLDYNLKHKTYEQITGSFDSKDLPGSNGQEQIPKDKYLVLGDNREVSKDSRAFGLIDKDQIVGKVAFRFWPLSEFKINFNPDHTDTQE
- the lepB gene encoding signal peptidase I — protein: MKFLIKMTFALISALVVLAVLVLFVVIPYEVKHQNMDTTLQPHDRLLVNKLAPRYNGIHHQDIVVYYADGQYRVGRVIGEAGQSVEFQKGQLYLDHTPVTESYVNQQDQRSWSLKSLPNSESDIIPPNTYLILNDRRDDGVDSRKFGLIKKSTIEGKLWIRYYPFDRITTHF
- the addA gene encoding helicase-exonuclease AddAB subunit AddA; the protein is MIPTKPEHVQWTDAQWESIYAKGQDVLVAAAAGSGKTAVLVERIIQRILRDGIDVDRLLVVTFTNLSAREMKHRVEARIQQAAIEDPSNQHLKNQRTKIHQAQISTLHSFCLRLIQQHYDVLDIDPNFRTASEVENVLLLEEVIDDVFEKHYDRLDPTFVTLTEHISTDRDDAALRLMVKNLYDFSIANPDPIGWLHALDQPYLERHLQQHYLDILNKYVRLYLEAAQNAIEEAYHQFELVGDFPKHIDFIEGHRQFLRRLLSEQLIDKTAVATYQLGRIPPKPKAVKEDPMLDAAYENFKAYYEQFKDNLNAVKSTFVGRDDETLLEELQHLAPRVKYLATLTEDVIHAFSRAKRARNILDFSDYEHFALQILRDEQGDPSEIAALYRERFEEILVDEYQDTNRVQESIIGSIKRGDESNGNLFMVGDVKQSIYKFRQADPSLFIEKYQRFNQPDQSSGWRIDLSQNFRSRKEVLSTTNYLFDHMMDAEVGEIEYDAAAKLYYGAPYDEVDIPVQFNVLMVDKDREMTASEQEAYFIAQQVQTILETQKVYDPKTGAYRPAQYKDIVILERSYSNARLIQQAFKDQDIPLFVNSKQGYFEQTEIRLMLSFLRTIDNPLQDIYLVGLMRSVIYQFTEDELAKIRIVSPHDNYFYQSIQHYMADEAADPAIVAKLKPFLNDLVRYQDYSQHHPVYQLIDKLFNDHYIIQYFSALVGGRGRRANLHGLFNKAVDFENSSFRGLFQFVRFIDQMIERGKDFGEENVIGPNDNVVRMMTIHSSKGLEFPFVIYSGLTRDFNKNDLGKPVVLNQHEGLGLQYYDEAQGLFYPSLISMSIDLINQKELISEEMRLIYVALTRAKEQLYLIGTSKKADALEMMAAVTITDEKLAAIDRFNAKNPFQLIYSILSKHQNTNIQRHQQFESDVEALDAAVKPRLQLQHIDARDVLPTEQDLATYQGHAIETLEARLAATPLDDELAQRVMQQLLYVYPYQQAVQQASKQSVSELKRQLDTEQADTNYERVRQYRLGVATYERPQFLQEQQHTAAEVGTLMHTVMQHLPFKEAGLTEQALNDYIESLVERSIIRAHDVNVIAMEEIKRFVQSDLYGRIAKSDEVYTELPFVVNQHQVEHTPDTTDASIIQGMIDLVFKENGHYYFVDYKTDALIRRKGMSDEALERQLKEKYRVQMQYYQRALETILKCPVNGYLYFFKYGELTI